A genomic stretch from Elusimicrobiota bacterium includes:
- a CDS encoding DEAD/DEAH box helicase family protein, whose product MELKKYQERVIREIKTFLETLAQEQAKGNKHAAYDACKELKFSWLYHQRENGLGKDLPTFCIKVPTGGGKTLLATQILGLAYQTILKSRNGCGLVLWVTPSDQIYKDTLKALKDRSHFYRQSLEIWLSRRIEIWEKTDVHRLTPSQLQSNLNIFLLQLASTNRESREQLKFFRDSGGNIVQHFPPEDEAEAHEKLKEKITNLDMLSDELVKTSLGNLVRLCEPPVILDEGHKATSDLARKTIEGFNASIVVELSATPPKETNVLVRVSGKELLDEEMIKLPMNISNSNQNSWEACLGQARDKREELARIAQKYFQETGQYIRPMVLVQVERTGKEQEGKGFLHSEQIKDHLIQKLGIPEAAIKIKTSEKDDIEGIELLDEECPVEWIITKAALKEGWDCPFAYILVSLNNTGSQLSMTQIVGRVLRQPYAKRTPHPELNESYVFCLRRRAADIALQVKKALEDEGYEGDLASVVDRSEEGGKPQIRETRIREEYRPLYKKFEGKVYLPRFCVKEGDQYKPLDYFRHLISQVDVSKFNYAGVDWDIADDLAAARESFYRMTLGQDELERLEEKESLILETDEKVLAWMTANLPFEYFGQREIGEIAERIYERLCAVNKDLKGRLGLVKFAIKERAVGFIQRETDLQTQKAFEELFDKKRLQFYLECKECRFEILG is encoded by the coding sequence ATGGAGCTTAAAAAGTACCAAGAGCGAGTTATCCGGGAAATAAAGACTTTTCTGGAGACGCTGGCTCAAGAGCAGGCCAAGGGTAATAAACACGCCGCCTATGACGCCTGCAAAGAGTTAAAGTTTTCCTGGCTTTATCATCAACGTGAAAACGGCCTTGGCAAGGATTTGCCTACTTTCTGCATTAAAGTGCCTACTGGCGGAGGTAAAACTCTTTTAGCCACCCAAATTTTGGGGTTGGCTTATCAAACCATTCTCAAAAGTCGCAATGGCTGCGGCTTGGTCCTCTGGGTAACGCCCAGCGATCAGATTTATAAAGATACGCTCAAGGCGCTCAAAGACCGTTCGCATTTTTACCGGCAATCTTTGGAAATTTGGCTCTCCCGCCGAATCGAGATTTGGGAGAAAACGGATGTTCATCGCTTAACGCCTTCCCAACTACAAAGCAACCTTAACATCTTCCTTTTGCAATTGGCCAGCACAAACAGGGAAAGCCGGGAGCAGCTTAAATTTTTTAGAGATTCAGGCGGGAATATCGTCCAACACTTTCCGCCGGAGGACGAAGCGGAGGCGCATGAGAAACTTAAAGAAAAAATTACCAACCTGGACATGCTCTCGGATGAATTGGTTAAAACTTCACTCGGCAATTTGGTGCGCCTCTGCGAACCTCCTGTGATTTTAGATGAGGGGCATAAGGCCACAAGCGATTTGGCCAGAAAAACCATCGAGGGTTTTAATGCCTCTATTGTCGTTGAGCTTTCGGCCACCCCGCCTAAAGAAACCAATGTTTTGGTTCGAGTTTCGGGCAAAGAGCTTTTAGACGAAGAGATGATCAAGCTTCCCATGAATATTTCAAACTCCAATCAGAATTCTTGGGAAGCTTGCTTGGGACAAGCGCGTGATAAGCGGGAGGAATTGGCCAGGATTGCCCAAAAATATTTTCAGGAAACAGGCCAATACATTCGCCCTATGGTTTTAGTCCAGGTGGAGCGCACGGGAAAAGAGCAGGAAGGTAAGGGATTTTTGCATTCCGAGCAAATCAAAGATCATCTTATCCAGAAGCTGGGAATTCCAGAGGCCGCCATAAAAATTAAAACTTCAGAGAAGGATGACATTGAAGGTATTGAATTGTTGGATGAGGAATGTCCCGTGGAATGGATTATCACTAAGGCCGCGCTCAAAGAGGGGTGGGACTGCCCATTCGCTTACATTCTGGTTTCGCTCAACAATACGGGAAGCCAGTTAAGCATGACTCAGATTGTCGGGCGGGTCCTGCGACAACCCTACGCAAAAAGGACACCGCATCCAGAACTTAATGAAAGTTATGTTTTTTGTTTAAGGCGCAGAGCCGCGGACATTGCCTTGCAGGTTAAAAAAGCTTTGGAAGACGAGGGCTATGAAGGTGACTTAGCCAGCGTCGTGGATAGAAGCGAGGAGGGTGGCAAACCGCAGATTCGGGAAACGCGTATCCGAGAAGAATATCGTCCTCTCTATAAAAAATTCGAGGGCAAGGTTTATTTGCCTCGATTCTGTGTTAAAGAAGGCGATCAATATAAGCCCTTGGATTATTTCAGGCACCTAATCAGTCAGGTAGACGTTTCAAAGTTCAACTATGCCGGCGTAGACTGGGATATTGCGGATGATTTAGCCGCTGCCAGAGAATCCTTCTACCGGATGACCTTGGGTCAAGACGAGTTGGAAAGATTGGAAGAAAAGGAGTCCTTGATTTTAGAAACGGATGAAAAAGTTTTGGCATGGATGACGGCCAATTTGCCTTTTGAATATTTTGGGCAGAGGGAAATTGGGGAGATTGCGGAAAGAATCTATGAACGGCTGTGCGCGGTTAACAAAGATTTGAAAGGGCGGTTGGGGTTAGTGAAATTCGCTATTAAAGAAAGGGCGGTTGGATTTATCCAGAGAGAAACCGATTTGCAAACGCAGAAGGCGTTTGAGGAGCTGTTTGATAAGAAGCGCCTTCAGTTTTATCTGGAGTGCAAGGAATGCCGGTTTGAAATTCTTGGATAA
- a CDS encoding site-specific DNA-methyltransferase, translated as MPVIQFKGKTAVETYHHTVAHHTLDFSVKLSVLDKGEKPNLEGNLIIEGDNLLALKALLPTHAGKIKCIYIDPPYNTGDEGWVYNDNLTQPQFKEWIGQTVGKEGEDATRHDKWCCMMYPRLQLLKELLSDAGAIVIHIDENEIANLEKLLDEIFGEENFLGTIIWDKRNPKGDAQGVASQHESILVVAKNKEAFFASPALSRSKRNAKAILNKAKELFGQIGKKGLPCDLQELNRKYKFPSELVQKYSKTKTLEDINEEFTAWLKKQEFSGGEMAYDQIDGDGDVYQSVSMAWPNKKEAPAEYFRPLIHPRTKKPCPVPRRGWRSPPVTMNKLLENGEILFGSDESTQPRRKYLLKNNTTENVPSLLYFGGSDDDLLEAMGISFDNPKPIEVAKELIRSIASPKQDIVLDSCAGSGTAAQAVLELNKEDGGNRKFILVQQAYDTKENEKEKFNICEKITAERVRRVIHGYSYTTAVGKKEKVEGLGGSFTYAHVGKPLFGEYHNFGKELPSYEDLAKYVFYTETSQEFDRKALDEKTGKIGERGGVSYYLLYSPNGSKGRALDMDWLGSLKDKNKNLVVYCEKLWAHRSDLAEYERKAGRNVRVMTVPMQLK; from the coding sequence GTGCCGGTAATACAATTCAAAGGAAAAACGGCGGTGGAAACGTACCACCATACGGTGGCGCATCATACGTTGGATTTTAGCGTCAAGCTTTCGGTGTTGGACAAGGGCGAAAAGCCGAATTTGGAGGGCAATCTCATCATCGAGGGCGACAACCTGCTGGCCTTGAAGGCACTCTTGCCCACTCACGCCGGAAAAATAAAATGCATTTATATTGATCCACCGTATAACACGGGCGATGAGGGTTGGGTTTACAATGACAATCTAACCCAGCCGCAGTTTAAGGAGTGGATCGGGCAAACCGTGGGCAAGGAGGGCGAGGACGCCACGCGTCATGATAAATGGTGCTGCATGATGTATCCGCGCCTTCAGCTTCTCAAAGAGCTGTTGAGCGATGCGGGTGCCATTGTCATTCATATTGACGAGAATGAAATAGCTAATTTAGAAAAACTTTTAGATGAGATTTTTGGAGAAGAAAATTTTTTAGGCACAATTATTTGGGATAAACGTAACCCTAAAGGTGATGCTCAAGGCGTTGCCTCCCAGCATGAGTCTATTCTGGTGGTCGCAAAAAATAAAGAGGCATTTTTTGCTTCGCCTGCGTTATCGCGCAGTAAAAGGAATGCCAAAGCTATCTTAAACAAAGCGAAAGAATTATTTGGGCAAATAGGAAAAAAAGGGCTTCCTTGCGATCTCCAGGAACTAAATAGAAAATATAAATTTCCGTCAGAATTAGTTCAAAAGTATTCAAAAACAAAAACATTGGAGGACATAAATGAAGAATTTACCGCTTGGCTAAAAAAACAAGAGTTTTCTGGTGGAGAAATGGCTTATGACCAAATTGATGGTGATGGAGATGTGTATCAGTCCGTGTCTATGGCTTGGCCGAACAAAAAAGAAGCGCCCGCAGAATATTTTAGGCCCCTGATACATCCCCGAACTAAGAAACCATGCCCCGTTCCCAGGCGAGGCTGGCGCAGTCCTCCGGTCACTATGAATAAGTTATTGGAAAATGGAGAAATTCTTTTTGGTTCGGACGAATCAACGCAGCCAAGACGTAAATATTTACTCAAAAATAACACGACGGAAAACGTCCCATCTTTATTGTACTTCGGAGGCAGTGACGATGATTTGCTGGAAGCAATGGGAATTTCTTTTGATAATCCAAAACCAATAGAAGTAGCGAAGGAATTAATCAGGAGCATTGCCTCCCCCAAACAGGACATTGTTTTGGATTCGTGCGCCGGTTCCGGCACCGCTGCTCAAGCAGTTTTGGAATTAAATAAAGAAGACGGTGGGAATCGAAAATTTATTTTGGTGCAGCAGGCGTACGATACCAAGGAAAATGAGAAGGAAAAATTTAACATCTGTGAGAAAATCACAGCCGAGCGGGTTCGGCGTGTAATTCACGGCTACAGCTACACGACTGCGGTTGGAAAAAAAGAAAAGGTTGAGGGACTGGGCGGCTCCTTCACTTATGCCCACGTAGGCAAACCGCTTTTTGGGGAATACCACAATTTCGGTAAAGAACTACCCTCCTACGAGGATCTCGCCAAATACGTTTTTTATACCGAAACCAGCCAGGAGTTTGATCGCAAAGCTTTAGACGAAAAGACCGGCAAAATTGGCGAGCGCGGGGGCGTGAGCTATTACCTGCTTTATTCGCCCAACGGGAGCAAGGGACGGGCGTTGGATATGGATTGGCTGGGCAGCCTGAAGGATAAAAATAAAAATTTGGTGGTTTACTGCGAAAAGCTCTGGGCGCACAGAAGCGATTTGGCCGAATATGAGCGCAAAGCTGGCCGCAATGTCCGGGTCATGACGGTGCCGATGCAATTAAAATGA
- the lexA gene encoding transcriptional repressor LexA: MLTQKQQTVLKFISRCIEGRGYSPTLREIAAELKLSVATVQWHLKKLKEKGYLDHQPGAARSLIPSQKAKGIPIAGRIAAGGPTLAFEDIQGYLPASEYSGNVNNLFALRVKGDSMTGAGILDGDIVVLRKQATAQDGEIVAALLEDEATLKRLKKSKNGYFLKPENPKYQPIANKDFQILGRVIKVIRAY, encoded by the coding sequence ATGTTGACTCAAAAACAGCAAACCGTTCTAAAATTCATTAGCCGCTGTATTGAGGGAAGAGGCTATTCGCCCACTCTGAGAGAAATTGCCGCTGAACTTAAACTTTCCGTCGCTACTGTCCAGTGGCACCTAAAAAAACTTAAGGAGAAAGGTTATCTGGATCACCAGCCAGGGGCGGCGCGATCCCTAATTCCATCCCAAAAGGCTAAAGGCATTCCTATTGCCGGCCGCATTGCCGCTGGTGGGCCCACGCTGGCTTTCGAGGATATTCAGGGCTATTTGCCGGCTTCGGAATACTCCGGCAACGTCAACAACCTTTTTGCCTTACGGGTTAAGGGGGATTCCATGACAGGAGCAGGTATTTTGGACGGCGATATCGTTGTTTTACGAAAACAAGCAACGGCGCAAGATGGCGAGATCGTCGCCGCTCTGCTGGAAGACGAAGCCACGCTAAAGCGCCTCAAAAAATCAAAAAATGGCTATTTCTTAAAACCAGAAAATCCAAAATATCAGCCTATCGCTAATAAAGATTTTCAAATTTTGGGTAGAGTCATAAAAGTTATTAGGGCATACTGA
- a CDS encoding glycosyltransferase family 39 protein: MKIAAWIALLWAIFVTLVYLILEPSIDFSVIIGLMPEPLTPTLEALLHHARSLAIWIGAFLGSLTLGCRVIMRLKVGAGLSRLCLGSAVGLTLTANAIFLLGVFGLYRPMFFWSLLIFLLLLFVIDWPVRLEPLFGDAASEIRTIVSAAPLWLSGTVGLAMLIAFIMAFVPETSYDSWLYHLGVPRWYLHEGGINDMTLMHAKFPPLMSLLYTWGLGLSGETAAKLFHWVFGVLLALCAMAWGKEEGEPQGGLMGAAAFLLMPMSMFNWWTAGADIALSALTLIACWCWVSHFQQGNRHRLILAGFFAGAACATKYTGVLTAAVLIIMHSIHVVAQNRRWKQAISDAMVLGSIVLLVSLPWLLKNWVHAGNPVYPFLGSWLGGEGYEAQRVARFWAENKGWTPRNLLEILVLPWHLTFNNSAGLSFLGPMPLALIPGALFVIFTGRLSKSMRWTASTALTGLVVMLLFNRLTRYSLPFLAPLLLTAGCAWSALWRTKNRAFQTILSAGLMAMITINIIIGAGVIRKNYQPWRVLSGHESRQDYQSYSRPGLLPFPATAMYAFAKTVMPQDGRLLILGDEKTSTCFVPYRVAGAFDIPLPVRWSDSSGDGEVLYRRVSQEGVTHILVNMAEAKRLAGYGIFDWPGYARAAFDEFWNAHVRLIKATPIPENFFSGHALLLLYEVLNQKEAASKPVPQNPLLKFFRNNER, from the coding sequence ATGAAAATTGCGGCCTGGATCGCGCTGCTGTGGGCGATATTCGTGACGCTCGTTTATTTGATCCTTGAGCCGTCCATTGATTTTTCCGTAATCATCGGCCTAATGCCGGAACCCTTGACGCCGACTCTTGAGGCGCTCCTGCATCATGCCCGCTCCCTGGCGATATGGATAGGGGCGTTTTTAGGATCGCTGACCCTTGGTTGTCGCGTCATCATGCGCCTCAAGGTCGGCGCGGGTTTAAGCCGGCTGTGCCTGGGATCGGCCGTCGGTCTGACGCTCACCGCCAATGCGATTTTTCTCCTGGGCGTATTCGGCCTCTATCGCCCCATGTTCTTCTGGTCGCTGTTGATTTTTTTACTTCTTCTATTCGTTATCGATTGGCCCGTCCGCTTAGAGCCGCTTTTTGGCGATGCCGCTTCGGAAATAAGAACAATCGTTTCAGCCGCTCCGCTTTGGCTCTCAGGCACCGTGGGGCTGGCTATGCTGATCGCATTCATCATGGCCTTTGTTCCGGAAACTTCCTATGACTCATGGCTCTATCATTTGGGCGTGCCGCGTTGGTACTTGCATGAAGGCGGCATCAACGACATGACGCTGATGCACGCCAAATTTCCTCCATTGATGTCCCTGCTCTACACCTGGGGCTTAGGACTCTCCGGTGAAACAGCGGCCAAACTGTTTCATTGGGTATTCGGTGTTCTCCTGGCTTTATGCGCCATGGCTTGGGGCAAAGAAGAGGGCGAGCCTCAAGGCGGCCTCATGGGAGCCGCGGCGTTCTTGCTCATGCCCATGTCCATGTTCAACTGGTGGACGGCTGGGGCGGATATCGCCCTATCGGCTTTGACGCTGATTGCCTGTTGGTGTTGGGTTAGTCATTTCCAGCAAGGTAACAGACATCGGCTGATTCTGGCCGGCTTCTTCGCCGGAGCCGCCTGCGCGACAAAATACACAGGCGTTCTCACTGCTGCCGTCTTAATAATAATGCATTCAATCCATGTCGTTGCTCAAAACCGGCGATGGAAGCAGGCCATTAGCGATGCCATGGTTTTGGGCTCGATCGTTTTGCTCGTCAGCCTCCCCTGGCTCCTAAAAAACTGGGTTCACGCAGGGAATCCTGTTTACCCCTTTCTCGGATCATGGCTGGGCGGGGAAGGTTACGAGGCTCAGCGCGTTGCCCGTTTTTGGGCGGAAAATAAAGGATGGACTCCCCGCAATTTACTTGAAATTTTGGTTTTGCCCTGGCATCTGACGTTCAACAACAGCGCCGGTCTTTCTTTCCTCGGCCCCATGCCTCTGGCCTTGATTCCCGGCGCCCTCTTTGTCATTTTCACCGGCCGCTTATCTAAATCAATGAGATGGACCGCGTCAACGGCGCTCACCGGACTTGTCGTGATGCTGCTATTTAACCGCCTCACAAGATACTCTCTGCCGTTTCTCGCTCCTCTGTTGTTGACGGCCGGGTGCGCCTGGTCCGCTCTTTGGCGCACAAAAAACCGGGCGTTCCAAACGATTCTCAGCGCCGGGCTCATGGCCATGATCACCATCAATATCATCATCGGCGCCGGCGTAATCCGTAAAAACTATCAACCCTGGCGCGTTCTATCGGGCCATGAATCCAGGCAGGACTATCAATCCTATAGCCGCCCCGGTCTTTTGCCCTTTCCGGCCACGGCCATGTACGCTTTCGCCAAAACCGTTATGCCTCAGGACGGCCGTCTGCTGATTTTAGGCGATGAAAAAACATCAACCTGTTTTGTTCCTTATCGCGTGGCCGGGGCGTTTGACATTCCCCTGCCTGTTCGCTGGAGCGATTCTTCCGGCGATGGAGAAGTCTTATACCGGCGCGTAAGCCAGGAAGGCGTCACGCATATACTCGTTAATATGGCCGAGGCCAAACGCCTGGCCGGTTATGGAATTTTTGATTGGCCGGGTTACGCCCGGGCGGCTTTCGATGAATTTTGGAACGCTCATGTCCGGCTCATCAAAGCTACGCCTATCCCTGAAAATTTTTTCTCCGGACATGCCCTGCTGTTGCTTTATGAAGTGCTCAATCAGAAAGAAGCCGCCTCAAAACCCGTTCCCCAAAACCCCCTTCTAAAATTTTTCAGGAACAACGAACGCTAA